cgaggacaatgtcctcggtatagactaaactagaatttttttttatatttgtaatatttattcccttatttatttatttaatttaaattaaatataaaaaaatataataaaattaaaacacttatattaaacatataaataaaaacataagagtatatttgctgaatcaaaataaagagttgtcttaaacatgataatgtaatagtccattgtaataaaattcatacataagtcctactgagtcgatgctccaacatcgggatcatcgggtggtggtggggcatattgagatcccggggtgatacaatgagtccggacatgctcctctaactatcgaagacgctctctcatatcagacaactcttcatctctagtttgtgaaggacgaaaatcaaatggagttcggtcccttatgttaaggatacgtccatatcctttctggtggccccgtcgttttccgaagacagtttgtaccaaagatatgtcttcatcttcaggcgcactcgaaactggtgtggaactctcagtatcagttgtctatgtctgctgtgtgtcgcgatatgcacgcaattcctcctatgatacaatgtataatgtaattaaaattttgaaaaatgtttaaaaaaacttaacgtacccaagtatttttggctgtctctgtcacccaccctgtgcctgatttatggtgagtatccatccagctatccgggatgggctcaatttgcccagtctctaaattgcgctgtcacgtacatatatttttataaaattaataattaaacgtaaataagaaaaacaaactaaaaaataattaattaactaacttttttatagcgcagggctgggattgactgagaacctccatagctaagctctttcagtttcttcctattttccttgttgaccacagaatGTTTCTACAAAAAGTTATCGTtcgtaatatatttaattaagatagttaagtttagcaagaaattaataccgtaatttctgggcgtcggaaaaattcaatggctttttgccacttcgtatccgtgcaaccaccataacgattttgtggcccattaatcgttaaatgctctttaatatcgtacttccagtcagaatactttttagcacacgaagtatcaatgcctctcaagatccaaAGCATATGCTcttctccatatctagtacgcccaatatcaaacaaatcatcctaatttacaaacatttattagtaaatatgatatataacataaaatgataattaacataaaaatacataaactacttacttccaaatgttcaagtattctttcttttgaggcatttggtacttttgaccattgaggacagtccggatctgtgtactgtcgaacaagtaatccgagctctcttgagaaatttgagttgtactctccgatctctttatatgttctcccccgcacatcccactcgagagggagaggatgccccaactgttcccttttttcccgcgtgttcaatcctttatggcgtccatgtttgtttggaggcgctattgtatgcaaattaaatattttaaaattaatatggattaattgttaaaatttaaggagtatatcaatgtgtaaagtattacctcgttcacaatcagctgtgatatctgacggtccacgtggaggatcgcatcctccaccatcacccccgtgagatcgagcaataacatcagccatatctatcaaattaatcgatattaaaatcACATTTATCGGTTAAAAATgactataaaattatttattgttaaaaataattacttcaacatattataaaattaccacttaattatcactataataatcttcactatcatcatcggtttctatgtgttcatcttcctcttcatcatcttcatattcaactttctcctcctcctcctcctcctcctccacttcctcttcctcctcctcctcttcctcttccatttcctcctccctctcctcctcaattgcaacattatctatctcaacaaattgtaatggagcccccgtacgttcaaagctgatttgtggcaacggtccaagatcaacgaataattggaaattagaggaactagtgtcgtgcataacatctacttctacatcctccgcttgttcttcaactagtgggatgtcccacacatttctgtgatgcacttcttggacgactttccaatgagatttatttttaaggtcttcaatgtagaaaacttggttagcctgagttgctacgataaatttatcatctttgaaggcctccgaactggttttgatactcgttatgttttgctcaaactttaatcctgaagaccgattagtgtcaaaccatttgcacttaaataatacaacagaacaaccagaaagatatgacatcactaaaacttcttccaactggCCGTAATAAGTACTATTTTCGACACTCGTTACagagactccactattttgagttttgcgattcttgtccctgtcataacacaaaagtcttactccatttacaacacacccagggtacgacgcaacacgagttgaagaaccgtttgctaaagagattaattcttcatgtacttccaaggatcctgtttgtcgaagatgataaatcttattataaaaccaattaggaaattcctctctatataattggtctaggttttcaacacctctagtctgtagaatttccctatgctctctgcaacaaacaaaaacaaccaatttaagagctactaataagtgctataataaacatgcaatgaaatgatgaactactttaattacttaccgaagatatggcaagatctcattgcagttgtttagaatataccaatccgctattttcttcacttcatcttccaaaattgttaaggatttcttaccaattggacGACCCTGAGATCGAAAGACCGACATCATTTTAAGTGATGGACCAACATCTACATTTCAGTCTGGACGATTGAACTATGTCTCAACacctttcaagtacatggagcaaaatgttaatgcctcatcaaccacatatccttctgctattgacccctctggacgtgctttattacggacataattcttcaattttttcatatacctttcaaaaggatacatccacctcatgtgaaccggtcctccaagtattgcttcttccggtaaatgtattagtagatggaccatgatatcgaaaaaagcaggtgggaaaatattttctaacttgcaaacaatctcaacaattgaagttttgactttttctaaatctgagacttttagagttctcgcacaaatgagcttgaagaaagtgcataactcaataatagttgtactcatcgatttctctaggaatgcatgcacaccaactgGAAAAAGACgttgcataatgatgtgacaatcatgcaatttcaaaccagtgatcttattgtcattatcaatcacatttttccttaggttagatccaaaaccatctggaaacttcactgatttaagaaatcgacaaaacttttggcgatcttcaacagtgaaagtgaatttggccgcaggcttttgtatccgaccattcaacttcctcagctgtaactctggtctcatcttcatcttctccaagtctactctggcactaactgtgtctttggtcttattctccagcccaactattgtgcctactaaactgttgcacacatttttctcaacatgcataacatctagattgtgtcgcaacattatgttggcccaatatgggagctcaaaaactatactttttttccgccaacctacttgctcttttgtacgctttcttttttggccgccataactgacatgcttaccaggaagagaatcAGGTATGAAACTCATTTGTGTGAACATTtcttgcatggttaatggctttggtggtaatcttttttcaacgacaccatatgtcttcttgtccattctaatggcatgtttgattggtaaaaaatgtctatgaccataaaaagcaaccttcttttgtaaacgaatagatggtgttgccacattgcaagtagagcaagcatgataaccttgggtagtccatccagaaaggctactccttgcAGGGTAATCatttatagtccacatcaaagctgcccgaagagtgaagaaactgccatcgactgcatctcgagtctgtacaccggtcacccataattcttttaactcatcaatcaatggtcttaagaaaacatcaaaatcttttcctggcgaatgaggtcccggaattaataagctcaacaagaaattagtttctctcatgcacaaccatggtggaaagttatatgtcgtcaacacaaccggccacatactataagaaagactcatattaccaaagggattgaatccatctgcagccaatccaagccgcacattcctgggttccattgcaaatgttggattatttcggtcaaagtccttccaagctttcccatcagTAGGATGACGCAATATACAatcttcttttatacgttgctcgtgatgccatctcatatgttgagcaatgtgcctcgatgcata
The Humulus lupulus chromosome 6, drHumLupu1.1, whole genome shotgun sequence DNA segment above includes these coding regions:
- the LOC133784389 gene encoding uncharacterized protein LOC133784389, with product MLWILRGIDTSCAKKYSDWKYDIKEHLTINGPQNRYGGCTDTKWQKAIEFFRRPEITKHSVVNKENRKKLKELSYGGSQSIPALRYKKRNLETGQIEPIPDSWMDTHHKSGTGRNCVHIATHSRHRQLILRVPHQFRVRLKMKTYLWYKLSSENDGATRKDMDVSLT